One genomic region from Pseudoduganella lutea encodes:
- a CDS encoding CAAX prenyl protease-related protein, with amino-acid sequence MTAQQRIRPTKAADTGALDSSKEPGFFRRQSTARILPFAIYIAFIAIADGLAGLGWSVDELRWLYAVKITLVVAAMVAYRKMYVELAWRSMSWRCLLASVVTGLVVLVLWVNLDADWMQVGKSAGFDPTAEGGRIDWLLVAVRIAGAAVVVPLMEELFWRSFLMRWLEQRDFLRVYPAAVGMQSIAITVVLFGFEHNLWLAGIVAGISYSWLYIRSGNLWAPVLAHAVTNGLLGAWVVVTSNWTYW; translated from the coding sequence ATGACAGCCCAGCAGCGTATTCGTCCCACCAAGGCTGCCGATACCGGCGCGCTCGACAGTAGCAAGGAGCCAGGCTTTTTCCGGCGGCAGTCTACCGCCCGCATACTTCCCTTTGCGATTTACATCGCTTTCATCGCCATAGCGGATGGGCTTGCGGGCCTTGGCTGGTCGGTGGATGAGCTGCGATGGCTTTATGCGGTCAAGATCACCCTCGTCGTCGCCGCAATGGTGGCCTATCGCAAAATGTATGTCGAACTTGCATGGCGATCCATGAGTTGGCGCTGCTTGCTCGCATCGGTGGTTACGGGACTGGTCGTGCTGGTGCTGTGGGTGAATCTGGATGCGGATTGGATGCAGGTTGGCAAATCTGCCGGTTTCGATCCAACTGCTGAGGGAGGCAGGATCGACTGGCTGCTCGTTGCCGTGCGAATTGCCGGCGCCGCGGTGGTCGTGCCCCTGATGGAAGAGCTATTCTGGCGGTCCTTCCTGATGCGCTGGCTGGAGCAGCGCGACTTTCTGCGCGTATATCCGGCTGCCGTGGGGATGCAGTCGATTGCGATCACGGTAGTGCTGTTCGGTTTCGAACACAACCTCTGGCTGGCCGGCATCGTTGCCGGTATTTCCTACAGTTGGCTGTATATCCGGAGCGGAAATCTGTGGGCGCCCGTGCTGGCGCACGCGGTCACGAACGGCCTCCTCGGGGCATGGGTCGTGGTGACTTCAAACTGGACTTACTGGTAA